In the genome of Sulfurimonas autotrophica DSM 16294, the window ATTAATGACTTTATCAGCTTTTATGCAGCGAGTAAAAACCGTGATGTGGTACTGCTTTACAGAGTTGAGTGCTTAGAAGATATCGAAAAAATTAAAGATATACATTTTAACAATAATATTTATATGATAGTTTTAGGAAAAAACGATACAGAATTTTCTTTGCTTGCAGGAAAGATTGGTGTAGATGTTTACCTCAGTGAGGAAGAAGCTGATTCGGGACTTATTACAAACCTCATCATCAAATCGCAAAGTATTATAAAGCAGCGCCGCGGTAACAGTAATATCTCTGTATTTACAGGTATAAGCGGCGGTGTAGGAACGACAACAATCTCTATGAATCTTGCAAAAACATTAGCACAGGAGCACCCTGATAAAAATGTTCTTTTTTTAGATTTTGCTTATACAAAAGCAATATCTAATCTGTTCTTTAATCATCCACAACCTAAAAAAACAATAGTAGATATATCGAATGTACAAAATATGGATATGCAGGAACTATTTGAAAATGGCTTAGAAAAACTCAATGACAATCTTTATTTTGTACCGGGTGTGCAAAAACATACAGACAGAGAAGAGCTGGAAAAACCTGAAAACATACAAATGTTTTTAAACTTCATCATGTTTATAAAAGAGAAGTTTGATTTTATCATTATAGATGTAGGGGTATTTGAAGATGTTGATCTCGAAATTGACATTCAAGAAATCGCAGATAATATTTTTGTTATTACAGAATTTTCTATACCGTCTATGTCTGTTTTAAAAACATATATAGACATCATAGACAAAAGCGGATGGTATTCCAAAACACATATCATAGCCAACCGTTCAGACTCTTTTGGAAGCGTCACTCACGAAGAAGCAAGAAAAATACTCTCAAAAGGCTTAAAACATAACTTTGAAATTGCTTTTGCTCTGCCAAATGATGCGATACACCTGCGAGAGTGCTGGAATGAAGCGCAGCTTGTTTGTGATGAATACCCCGATGCTCCTTTTATAGTAAAACTTAAAGAATTTGGAGAAAACTTTTTTATACATGACGCTGCCCTGTATGAAAATGCCCATAAAGGTAAAAAATCTTTTTGGGACAAGGTTAAACAATGGCTTTAAAAGAAAAAATAAAAGAACGTCACAGCAGTAGAGAAACACATGTACAAATAAAGAGTGTATCTGCAACTGTAAATGTCGAAGAAAATCTCTGTTCGGAGTTTTGCTTTCCTCTTATTTACAGAAATGAAGAATATTTTGCTCTCGCTTGTTCTATTTATGATGCTTTTGTGGAAAAATTAAATATTAATGGTCAACTCACTGAGAGAATGATACGGGAAGTTGTCGTAAAACATATTTCAGAATTTACACTGCCAAAACCTGCACTCAAAACAGAGATAGCCGATTTTGTTATAGATAACCTGCTCAATTACGGTCCAATTTCAACGATTATGCGCCTTGCAGGGCAAGGACTAAATGATATTTTAGTCAATACAAAAGACTACATTGATGTTATTTATAACGGACAAACAATTGCCACGCCTTTTAGATTCAGGAATGAAGAAGATTTACGCCGATTTATAAACAGAATGCTTATGGCTTCCAACAGAAAAATTGATGAATCTCATCCTATTGCTTCTGCAAAACTGCCCGACGGTTCGCGTATTGAAATACAAATACCGCCTGTTTCTGCAAATTTAGACAGTGACGGCAATCCCGGTTCTTATGTTACAGTCAGAAAATTTCGCGAGATTCCCCTGCTTTTTGAAACACTCATTGATTCAAATATGATAGATTTGAAAATGGCATATTTTCTTATTAAAGCTATACGCGGAAAATTAAATATTGTCGTTTCAGGCGGTACATCAAGCGGAAAAACAACTTTTTTAAATGCTATCACACGTTTTATAGACGAAGGTGACCAGCTGCTCACCATTGAAGATACAAAAGAGATGAAACCGCAAATGCCCTGCCACTCTATACGTTCATTTGAAGCCCGTCCTCCAAATGAAGAGGGAGCTGGAGCGATAACTATAGAGAATCTATTGCGTACGGCACTGCGTTCAAGTCCACGAAGAATTATTGTCGGAGAGTGTAGAGGACCTGAGATTGTCACAATGCTTAATGCTATGAATACAGGGCATCCCGGCTCTATGACAACGATTCATGCGGATGATACAAAAGAAGCAATTGTCAGAATTGAAAATATGTTTTTAGAGGCAAGACCAACAGCCAATATGACTTTTGTACGCTCTCAAATCATTTCGGCTGTTGATTTAATCATTCAGATTGTACGTTTTCCCGATGGAACAAGACGCATCGTTAAAATTTCTGAGCCTGAAAAGCGTATAGAAGAAAACGGCGTTGTTT includes:
- a CDS encoding CpaF family protein codes for the protein MALKEKIKERHSSRETHVQIKSVSATVNVEENLCSEFCFPLIYRNEEYFALACSIYDAFVEKLNINGQLTERMIREVVVKHISEFTLPKPALKTEIADFVIDNLLNYGPISTIMRLAGQGLNDILVNTKDYIDVIYNGQTIATPFRFRNEEDLRRFINRMLMASNRKIDESHPIASAKLPDGSRIEIQIPPVSANLDSDGNPGSYVTVRKFREIPLLFETLIDSNMIDLKMAYFLIKAIRGKLNIVVSGGTSSGKTTFLNAITRFIDEGDQLLTIEDTKEMKPQMPCHSIRSFEARPPNEEGAGAITIENLLRTALRSSPRRIIVGECRGPEIVTMLNAMNTGHPGSMTTIHADDTKEAIVRIENMFLEARPTANMTFVRSQIISAVDLIIQIVRFPDGTRRIVKISEPEKRIEENGVVSMLDLFEFQRSVNSDNPMDSSGNFKAISGSSRATLKMMQNGVTMESRIFDNDFVVSKEMITNELKEFHPKRMCGWKENYMTEIIQASYISSKSILERWPNLK
- a CDS encoding AAA family ATPase, which codes for MIIAYVSKVDKECYNDLKDEFTDVKNFNSINDFISFYAASKNRDVVLLYRVECLEDIEKIKDIHFNNNIYMIVLGKNDTEFSLLAGKIGVDVYLSEEEADSGLITNLIIKSQSIIKQRRGNSNISVFTGISGGVGTTTISMNLAKTLAQEHPDKNVLFLDFAYTKAISNLFFNHPQPKKTIVDISNVQNMDMQELFENGLEKLNDNLYFVPGVQKHTDREELEKPENIQMFLNFIMFIKEKFDFIIIDVGVFEDVDLEIDIQEIADNIFVITEFSIPSMSVLKTYIDIIDKSGWYSKTHIIANRSDSFGSVTHEEARKILSKGLKHNFEIAFALPNDAIHLRECWNEAQLVCDEYPDAPFIVKLKEFGENFFIHDAALYENAHKGKKSFWDKVKQWL